The genomic stretch CCGCTCTTGGCTCTGCACCTTGCCGACGAAGTCCTCGATCGTCTTCGGATCGGTAAGGTCGCGCTTCTGAGCCGTGTGGCTCATCAGCAGGTGGTGCAGGACCAGCCAGGCGACCAGCTCGGTCTCGCTGTCGGAAAGGCCGAAGCGCGGGCACAGTTCGTGCGCCACCTCCGCCCCTAGCTCCGAATGATCGCCGCCGCGTCCCTTGGCGATATCGTGCAGCAGCGCCGCCACGTAAGCCACGCGCCGCGAGATGACCTTGTGGATCAGCCGCGTCGCACGCGGGTGGTCGTCGGCAAGCTCGCCCTTCTCGATCTTGTTGAGCAGGCCGATCGCGCGGATGGTGTGCTCGTCCACGGTATAGTGGTGGTACATGTCGAACTGCATCTGCGCGTTGACCTTGCCGAAATCGGGTACGAATTTCCCGAACACGCCGGTCTCGTTCATCCAGCGCAGGACCATTTCGGGATCGTTGCGCCCGCAGAGCAGGTCGAGGAAGAGGGCGTTCGCGCGCTCGTCATTGCGCACCGCCCTGTCGATCAGCCCGCTGTCGCGATCGGCCTGGCGCATCGTTTCGGGATGCACCTCCAGCTGTTGTTCCTCGGCGATCTGGAAGATCTCGATCAGGCGCACGGGATCCTTGCGGAACCAGTCGTCGGACGGCGCGGCGATCTTGCCGCCGAACACGCGGTAGCCTTTCACGGTCCGCGCTTTCTGCTTCCAGCCGGCGAAGAAGCCGGAGCGGGCGCTCTTGGCTTCGAACTGCTCGTCGATATGCGCGAGGAAGACGCCGGTGAGCGAGCCGACCCGCTTCGCGTGCAGGAAATAGAGCTGCATGAACCGCTCGACCGAGCTCTTGCCCGGCCGCTCGGCGAAATTCATCCGCTCGGCGATCTGGCGCTGCATGTCGAAGGTCAGCCGGTCCTCGGCGCGGCCGGTCAGGACATGCAAATGGCACCGCACGGCGAGGAGGAAGTTCTCCGCCCGGCGGAAGCTGCGGTATTCGGCCTGCGTGAACAGCCCGACATCGACAAGCTCCGCCGCCGCGCGCACACGGTGGATGAACTTGCCGATCCAGTAGAGCGTGTGGAGGTCGCGCAGGCCCCCCTTGCCGTCCTTGACGTTGGGTTCGACGACATAGCGGCTGTCGCCCATGCGCTTGTGCCGCGCATTGCGTTCGGCCAGCTTCTCGGTGACGAAAGTGCGCTCATTGCCGCGCACGACCTCCGATGTGTAGCGGCGAGAGCCTTCGTCGTAGAGGGCCTGGTCGCCCCAGACATAGCGGCCTTCGAGCAGGGCGGTGCGGATGGTGAGGTCGTTCTTCGAGAGGCGCATCGCCTCGTCCAGCGTGCGCGTCGAATGGCCGACCTTCAGGCCGAGATCCCACATCAGGTAGAGCATCGCCTCGACCACCTGCTCGCACCAGGCGGTCTTCTTGCCGCCGACGAGGAAAGCGATGTCGACATCCGAATGCGGCGCCATTTCGGAGCGGCCATATCCGCCGACGGCCATGATCGTCAGCCGCTCGGCCTGAGAGCGGTTGGCGCTGGGGTAGAGATGGGTCGTCGCATGATCGTGGATCACGCGCAGCAGCTGGTCGACCAGGAAGGAATGCCCGCCCGCGCATTCGTGCCCGGCCGAATGCTTTTCCTCCAGCCGCCGCGCGAGCTCGGCGCGGCCCTTCTCCAGCGCGCCTTTCAGCAACTCGACAATATGCGGCCGTGCTTTTTCGCCGTGCTCCTCTACCAGCGCGTCGATCCGCGCGGCGACATCGCGGCGGTCGAAGATCGCGCGCTGGCGGGGGATGCGAAACGTGCTCAAGCGGCCTCGTAATCGCTCGCGTAAGTGGCCTTGACGGTCCGCTTGTCGACCTTCTGCGTGCCGAGGCGGGGCAGCTGTTCTTCAGCCTGCCACAGCACGCTCGGTACCTTGAAGGCGGCGATATGCTCCCGCAGGAACTCCTGCAGATCGTCGGAGGACAGCTCCTTGCCTTCATGCGTCAGGTAGACGGCTGCGGGGATCTCGCCGAAGCGCTCGTCGGGCAGGCCGAAGACGGAGCATTCGGCCACTGCCGGATGGGCGTAGATCGCCTCTTCCACCTCGATGCAGGAGATGTTCTCGCCGCCGCGGATGATGATGTCCTTCTTGCGATCGACGATGAAAAGGTAATCGTCCTCATCCATGTAGCCGAGATCGCCGGTGCGGAAGAAAGCATCCTTGCTGAAGGCCGCCTTGGTCGCTTCCTCGTTGCGCCAGTAGCCGAGGAAATTGCAGACCGAGCGGATCGAGATCTCGCCCACTTCGCCCTGCGGCAACTGGTTGCCGTCGTCGTCGAGGATGGCCATCTCCACCAGCGGACGCGAAGGCATTCCGGTGCTGTTGGGCTTGGCGAGATAGTTCTCGTTGAGATTGCCCGCGCCGACACCGTTGGTTTCGGTGAGGCCGTAGCCGAGCACGGGATAGCCGTCCTCGAAGGCGGATTTGATCTTCTTCACATGTTCCACCGGGCGCGCCGATCCGCCGGCGGCAAAGGTCTTGCACTGCGAGAGGTCGTATTTCTCGCGGTCGGGATGCATGGCGATTTCGTAGCTCATCAGCGGCACGCCGACGAAATAGGTGATCTTCTCCTCGTCGAGCAGGCGCAGTGCCTCGCCCGCGTCCCACTTCGGCATGAGCACCAGCTTGCGGCCCATGGCGAAGCTCTGGAGGAACAGCGGCACTTCGCCCGTCACGTGGAACAGCGGCACGGCGACGAGCGCGCTCGGCTGCACGGTCGGGGCTTCGCCCCGCTCGGTCAGCAGTTGCAGGATCATCGCCGTCTGGCAGACATAGTTCATCGTGCCCGAAACGACGCCGAGATGGTCGGAATAGGCACCCTTGGGATGGCCGGTCGAGCCTGAGGTGTAGAGAATGGTCGCAAGATCGTCCGGGCCGATCTCGCCCAGCATTTTCATCGCCGTATCGCCAGCGGCCCAAACTGGTGCCAGGCCCTCACTCGGCGTGCCATGGTCGAAGACGACGACCTTGGCGGGGTGCTCCACGCCCTCGAGGCGCGCGGCGCGCTGCGCATCGGCCAGCACCAGCTTGCATTCGCACAGGTCGATTCCATAGGCGAGCTCCTCGCCCGTCCACCAGCCGTTGAGCAGCGTGGCGCAGCCGCCCGACATCAATATGCCCATATAGGCGACGATCCAGTTGACCGAATTGCGCGCCGCGATGCCCACGCGGTCGCCTTTCTCGATGCCGTGCTGCGTCGCAAGGCCGTGCGCCACGTGGCTGGCGGCATGCCACACCTCGCCGAAGGTCATGCGCATGTCGCCATCGACGAGGAAGGTCTCGTCCTTCTTCTCGTTGCAGAAATGGGCGAAGAAATGCGCGAGGCTGGGGGGCGCGTTCTTGAAGGCGGGCATGGTAACGCCGCGGCGCGTCGCCTCGGTCAGTTCGAACATCTGGCCCGGCGCGGTCACGGCGTCGGTAATGCGGTGGATGTCCTTGTCGAGTTCGGTGGGCATGGTGGTCAGGGTCCTCTCTCAAAACGGCGCACGGCCCCGATTCGAGGCTCGCGCAGAAATTGCGGCTCGACGCAGGCTTTCCCCAAAACTCCTGCTATGCCAAAAGCCGCGGCCGATGGGTCGTCGGATGCGGCCTTGCACATGTCTCTAAGAGGATAAGCCCTTGCTGTCACTACTCGCCGCGAGCGGCGCTACCGACCCGATCTACTGGCAGGATCTGGGGCTGCGGCCCTACCTGTTCGAGATCGGCGGCTTCCAGCTGCGCTTCTATTCGCTGGCCTATCTGCTCGGCATCCTGTTCGGCTACTGGCACCTGTCGAAGATGATCAAGGCGCCGGGTAGCCCGATGGCGCAGCGCCATGCGGACGATCTGTTCTTCTACTGCACGCTCGGCGTGATTCTCGGCGGGCGGCTCGGCTATGTCGTTTTCTACCGGCCCGAACTGTTCGGAACGGTGGACATGTTCAAGCTGTGGGAAGGAGGGATGAGCTTCCATGGCGGGGTGATCGGCGTGTTGGTGGCGATCAGCTGGGTGGCCTGGCGCGGGCACCTCAACTGGCTGCGTATCTGCGACTATATCGCGGTGAATGTCCCGCTGGCCTACATGCTTGGGCGGCTGGCGAACTTCGTGAACGGCGAGCTGTACGGCCGTCCGGTGGAAGGCGATTTCCCCTTCGCGATGATCTTCCCGAGCGATCCCCTGCAACTGCCGCGCTATCCCAGCCAGCTGTTCCAGGCGGGGCTGGAAGGCCTGCTGCTCGGCGTGATCCTGATCGCGCTGTTCTGGAAAACCCGCGCGCGATACCGGCCGGGCCTGCTGGTCGGCCTGTTCACCGTCGGCATGGGCGTCGGGCGCTTCGTCAACGAGTTCTTCCGCGAACCCGACGCGCATCTGGCCAATGTGGTGGTCGAAACCGGCCTGTCGCGCGGGCAATGGCTGAGCCTGCCGATGATCGCGGTGGGCCTCGGCGTGCTGGCCTTCGCGCTGGCTCGCCCGGCCATCGGCGGTGCGAAGGCGGGCAAGCCGGCAACCGCATGAGCGAGGGCGCGCCCGGCGATCTGGCAGCCAGCTTTCGCCGCCTGATCGAGCGGCACGGGCCGATGCCGGTCGCGCGCTACATGGGCGAGAGCAATGCGCGCTATTACGCCAGCCGCAATCCGCTGGGGGCAGCGGGCGATTTCACCACCGCGCCGGAGATCAGCCAGATGTTCGGCGAGATGGTCGGGCTGTGGCTGGCCGATATCTGGACCCGCGCGGGCAAGTCGCCAAACGCGATCTATGTCGAGCTCGGCCCGGGGCGGGGCACGCTGGCGAGCGATGCGCTGCGCGCGATGGCGAGCCAGGGTTTGCGGCCCGAAATGCATATGGTCGAAGGCTCGCAAGCCTTGCGTGCGGTCCAGTCCGGCGCGCTTGCAGGTGCGCAGTTCCACGACACGATCGATAGCCTGCCGGAAGATCGACCGATCCTGCTGGCGGCGAACGAGTTTCTTGACGCGCTCCCGGTGCGCCAGCTGGTGATGACGGAGCGGGGTTGGCGCGAGCGGATGGTGGCGCTTGACGAGGAGGGTGGCTTCGTCTTCGCCGCCGGGCCGAGTCCGATGGACGAAGCCGTGCCGGCGGAGCAGCGGGGGGCGGAACCTGGCACGATCATCGAAACCTGCCCTGCGGCGGCGGCACTGGTCGACGCTCTGGCCGAGCGGCTGGAGCGGCAGGGCGGCGCGGCGCTCTTCATCGACTACGGGCACCTAGCGCCGCGCTCCGGCTCGACGCTGCAAGCCGTCAAAGCGCATGAGAAAGTCGGCGTGTTCGACAGTCCCGGCGAAATGGACCTCACCGCCCATGTCGATTTCGCGGTGCTGGTGGAGGTCGCCAAACGTGCCGGGCTCGCCACTGCCACCGCGAGACAGGGCGATTGGCTCAGCGCAATGGGGATCGGCCTGCGGGCGCAGACGCTCGCAAACGCTTCGCCCGATCGCGCGAAGGACATTGCGGCAGCGCATGACCGGCTCGTTCAGCCGACGGCCATGGGGGACCTGTTCAAGGTGCTGGCCCTCACGCCGCGCGATTGGCCGCGCGGGGCCGGATTTGCCGAAGGCGAGAGGCGGAAGGAAAAGACATGAGAGTAATGGTCGCATCGCTTGCCGCAGTATTGCTGGCATCGCCCGCGCTGGCTGCGGATCCGGTCCAGGGCCGCTGGATCACCGAAGAAAAAGACGCCGTGATCACCATCGCCCCCTGCGGCGCGAAGCTGTGCGGGCGGCTTTCGAAGTTTCTGGTCGCCCCGCCGCAAGGCATCGACCAGCGCGACGTCAACAACAAGGATG from Qipengyuania profundimaris encodes the following:
- a CDS encoding [protein-PII] uridylyltransferase, translating into MSTFRIPRQRAIFDRRDVAARIDALVEEHGEKARPHIVELLKGALEKGRAELARRLEEKHSAGHECAGGHSFLVDQLLRVIHDHATTHLYPSANRSQAERLTIMAVGGYGRSEMAPHSDVDIAFLVGGKKTAWCEQVVEAMLYLMWDLGLKVGHSTRTLDEAMRLSKNDLTIRTALLEGRYVWGDQALYDEGSRRYTSEVVRGNERTFVTEKLAERNARHKRMGDSRYVVEPNVKDGKGGLRDLHTLYWIGKFIHRVRAAAELVDVGLFTQAEYRSFRRAENFLLAVRCHLHVLTGRAEDRLTFDMQRQIAERMNFAERPGKSSVERFMQLYFLHAKRVGSLTGVFLAHIDEQFEAKSARSGFFAGWKQKARTVKGYRVFGGKIAAPSDDWFRKDPVRLIEIFQIAEEQQLEVHPETMRQADRDSGLIDRAVRNDERANALFLDLLCGRNDPEMVLRWMNETGVFGKFVPDFGKVNAQMQFDMYHHYTVDEHTIRAIGLLNKIEKGELADDHPRATRLIHKVISRRVAYVAALLHDIAKGRGGDHSELGAEVAHELCPRFGLSDSETELVAWLVLHHLLMSHTAQKRDLTDPKTIEDFVGKVQSQERLRHLAILTAVDIRAVGPGTWNSWKGQLLGELYDTASERLRLGHMREGRDRKIAAKKAEVAELLGDKADLAESVGGAMGDSYWIAEPVDIIALNLVHYAAAREQKHDLSIHCEFYEERGATLVTVIAADHPGLFYRIAGGIHLAGGNIIDARIHTTRQGWALDNFLVQDPHGGAFAEEGQLERLKTSIEDALANRVDLAPRLAQRPLAHSRARAFDVSPRVLFDNKASNRFTVIEVNARDRPALLNRLARVLFESRLVVHSAHVTNYGERAADTFYITDLTGHKLEQGERMNRIEARLIEAASDATQDRLENA
- a CDS encoding class I adenylate-forming enzyme family protein, which produces MPTELDKDIHRITDAVTAPGQMFELTEATRRGVTMPAFKNAPPSLAHFFAHFCNEKKDETFLVDGDMRMTFGEVWHAASHVAHGLATQHGIEKGDRVGIAARNSVNWIVAYMGILMSGGCATLLNGWWTGEELAYGIDLCECKLVLADAQRAARLEGVEHPAKVVVFDHGTPSEGLAPVWAAGDTAMKMLGEIGPDDLATILYTSGSTGHPKGAYSDHLGVVSGTMNYVCQTAMILQLLTERGEAPTVQPSALVAVPLFHVTGEVPLFLQSFAMGRKLVLMPKWDAGEALRLLDEEKITYFVGVPLMSYEIAMHPDREKYDLSQCKTFAAGGSARPVEHVKKIKSAFEDGYPVLGYGLTETNGVGAGNLNENYLAKPNSTGMPSRPLVEMAILDDDGNQLPQGEVGEISIRSVCNFLGYWRNEEATKAAFSKDAFFRTGDLGYMDEDDYLFIVDRKKDIIIRGGENISCIEVEEAIYAHPAVAECSVFGLPDERFGEIPAAVYLTHEGKELSSDDLQEFLREHIAAFKVPSVLWQAEEQLPRLGTQKVDKRTVKATYASDYEAA
- the lgt gene encoding prolipoprotein diacylglyceryl transferase, whose protein sequence is MLSLLAASGATDPIYWQDLGLRPYLFEIGGFQLRFYSLAYLLGILFGYWHLSKMIKAPGSPMAQRHADDLFFYCTLGVILGGRLGYVVFYRPELFGTVDMFKLWEGGMSFHGGVIGVLVAISWVAWRGHLNWLRICDYIAVNVPLAYMLGRLANFVNGELYGRPVEGDFPFAMIFPSDPLQLPRYPSQLFQAGLEGLLLGVILIALFWKTRARYRPGLLVGLFTVGMGVGRFVNEFFREPDAHLANVVVETGLSRGQWLSLPMIAVGLGVLAFALARPAIGGAKAGKPATA
- a CDS encoding class I SAM-dependent methyltransferase, with product MSEGAPGDLAASFRRLIERHGPMPVARYMGESNARYYASRNPLGAAGDFTTAPEISQMFGEMVGLWLADIWTRAGKSPNAIYVELGPGRGTLASDALRAMASQGLRPEMHMVEGSQALRAVQSGALAGAQFHDTIDSLPEDRPILLAANEFLDALPVRQLVMTERGWRERMVALDEEGGFVFAAGPSPMDEAVPAEQRGAEPGTIIETCPAAAALVDALAERLERQGGAALFIDYGHLAPRSGSTLQAVKAHEKVGVFDSPGEMDLTAHVDFAVLVEVAKRAGLATATARQGDWLSAMGIGLRAQTLANASPDRAKDIAAAHDRLVQPTAMGDLFKVLALTPRDWPRGAGFAEGERRKEKT
- a CDS encoding DUF2147 domain-containing protein → MRVMVASLAAVLLASPALAADPVQGRWITEEKDAVITIAPCGAKLCGRLSKFLVAPPQGIDQRDVNNKDASKRSRKLLGMPVLTGFVENGDEWRGTIYDPKSGKTYRSILQRKGSNQLTVKGCLGPFCQTQTWRKAG